The genomic segment tccttctttcccagCGTCGAAGATGGATCAACTCCACCGTTCACAACCTCATGGAACTTGTCCGCGTCCGCGATCTATGTGGCACGTTTTGCTTCTCGATGCAATTCGTCGTCTTTATGGACCTTGTAGGGACGGTCGTATTGCCTGTAGCGATCTGCCTTACGTTTGCACTCATTGTAAATTCGATCATCACGCCGCCGAAATCATTTGAAGAAGCGATCCCGTTGATGTTGTTGGCGATCGTGTTGGGCTTGCCGGCgattttgattttgatcACAACAAGGAAAGTGGTATACGTGGCATGGATGCTGGTTTATCTCTTGGCGTTGCCGATATGGAATTTCGTTTTGCCGGTGTACTCGTTCTGGCATTTTGATGATTTTTCGTGGGGAGAAACTCGGTAAGTTCATAGAGTCTCTTCTGTGCATTTGGCTGACGCTTGGAACGCCGTTTCTTCTAGTCGAGTTGAAGGCGAAATCCGATCCAAGGGGCACGATGACGCCACCGCCGTGTTTAACGGCACAACCATCCCACTTCGCCGATGGGAAGATTGGGAGAGATCACGACTTCGCAAACTTCGCCgagaggagaaaaggaggaaagagatggagaggcAGTTTGGAGCCGGGTTCCATGGAGATCCTGGGCTCGGTGGGGATCTTCGGGGGATGGCATTGGGGGAAAGACCATGGGCGAGGAGCGAATATGATAGTGATAATGGGAGTTTGTATAGTAGTGAGGAAGATATGTGGGGGGGAGAAGTCGGTGGGGTCAGTACTCCGTttcttttgtctttttcGACCTTGCTGACGAAATAATGTGAAAGTACAACGAGCATAACCCCGCATTCCCTCCGCCACCTATAGCGCTTCCTCCTACCGACGATTCTTTGAGCAATACCAATGGCGAGACCCTTGGGATGGATGAGATGGCTGCTATCCTCGACTCTGGTTTTGACGACGATCCTCCATCGCAATCAACGTATGCTCCTCTCTCCCATCCTCGCCCCCGGGCACACCAGCCACCGCCATCTTTATCCCGTACGCTTGCCAATGCTCCTTCGCCTGTACACAGACACCAACACGAATACACTGCTCCTCAGCCTCGTCTCAACCTTACAGATTCTCCCAGCTTTAGTTCCAGTCCTAATTCCATCCACTTTAGTCCTCATTCTGCCGGCGCCAGTGGCTATACAGGTGGCCAATATGTCTCAATAGACGGGCAAGACAAGAACGATATAAATGCACAGATGCCACACAGTGGCGGAAGTGTAAGTTCCAGTGTGGAGAGTAGGCCGTATGGAGTCGGGCATGCGAAGAAAAGGAGCGGTGGTGGACCCGGACTTGGAGCAGGGCCAGGCATGAGGAGCGCAGGATATGGGCCCCTTGGGCCATTGGCGGATGTAGATGAAGCTGGGAAGGGGCAAATGAGAGGTTATGGCGGATCAGGAAAGAATAGATAGGTGGGTTAGGTTAATAAACAAATCCTGACTGCAGCagatgaaggatgaagaacgGCGGAGGATGTAGTCAAGACAGAGGGCAGAAAATGGAACCCTCATTTTCAGGCATATTTGCATTGTGACACGTTTACGCTTGttatttcttttttgaCGAAGACCCCATCATAGATACCGCTAGATCATATTTTTCTTGTATATTTATACTAGAAGGTTCCGGTACACACACATTATGGCATAGACTTTAGCATTGTTATCTTCTTTATACTCCTTTCGCTATTCATACAATTGTATTTAGGTTCGTCGCATGGATACATATACATATTGTTGAAAGTCGACTGAGTCGTTCACTTAGCCGAGTCTTCCACCTTGTCGGTCTCCTCCCGGCACGATTCGTTGATCAGTTCTTGTTACAAGCCGATTGAAACCATCACCATGGTCCGGATTATCATGCGAATCACTTCCTGCTTAACTCAGGTTCCGACAGTGAAGAACATTAGTGGCTTCACAATTTCCATTTAATCGGCATCTTTTCTTATTTTCATGTAGTATGTGACTTGGTATGACAATGCTG from the Cryptococcus decagattii chromosome 4, complete sequence genome contains:
- a CDS encoding chitin synthase 1; protein product: MELVRVRDLCGTFCFSMQFVVFMDLVGTVVLPVAICLTFALIVNSIITPPKSFEEAIPLMLLAIVLGLPAILILITTRKVVYVAWMLVYLLALPIWNFVLPVYSFWHFDDFSWGETRRVEGEIRSKGHDDATAVFNGTTIPLRRWEDWERSRLRKLRREEKRRKEMERQFGAGFHGDPGLGGDLRGMALGERPWARSEYDSDNGSLYSSEEDMWGGEVGGYNEHNPAFPPPPIALPPTDDSLSNTNGETLGMDEMAAILDSGFDDDPPSQSTYAPLSHPRPRAHQPPPSLSRTLANAPSPVHRHQHEYTAPQPRLNLTDSPSFSSSPNSIHFSPHSAGASGYTGGQYVSIDGQDKNDINAQMPHSGGSVSSSVESRPYGVGHAKKRSGGGPGLGAGPGMRSAGYGPLGPLADVDEAGKGQMRGYGGSGKNR